A genomic window from Rhizobium sp. EC-SD404 includes:
- a CDS encoding SDR family oxidoreductase yields the protein MTPFISLEGKRALVTSGTKGAGAATVALFHSLGAKVMTSARSRPDQFDDDVLFVEADLTTVEGCETLAAAVLNEMGGADVIVHMLGGSSAPAGGFAALGEAEWKKELDLNLMPAVRLDRALVPAMLDRGSGVVIHVTSIQGTLPLPEATTGYAAAKAALSTYSKSLSKEVALRGVRVVRVSPGWIETEAAVSLAQRLGGERGGGVEEGKRLIMASLGGIPIGRPSTPDEVASLIAFLASDRAASISGSEFVIDGGTVPTV from the coding sequence ATGACGCCATTCATCAGCCTCGAGGGTAAGCGTGCGCTGGTGACGTCGGGCACGAAGGGGGCAGGGGCCGCGACGGTCGCTCTCTTCCACTCTCTCGGCGCCAAGGTCATGACGAGCGCGCGCAGCAGGCCCGATCAGTTCGACGACGACGTCTTGTTCGTCGAAGCGGACCTGACGACGGTGGAAGGATGCGAGACGCTCGCTGCCGCGGTGCTGAACGAAATGGGCGGCGCCGACGTGATCGTCCACATGCTGGGCGGATCGTCCGCACCGGCCGGAGGCTTCGCTGCTCTCGGCGAAGCCGAGTGGAAGAAGGAGCTCGATCTCAATCTTATGCCCGCGGTCCGCCTCGACCGGGCGCTCGTGCCGGCGATGCTCGATCGCGGGAGCGGTGTCGTCATTCACGTGACCTCGATCCAGGGGACGCTGCCGCTACCGGAGGCGACGACTGGCTATGCGGCGGCGAAAGCTGCGCTCTCGACTTACAGCAAAAGCCTGTCGAAAGAGGTTGCATTGCGCGGTGTACGTGTCGTCCGGGTCTCGCCCGGGTGGATCGAGACCGAAGCTGCCGTAAGCCTGGCGCAGCGCCTCGGTGGCGAACGGGGTGGCGGCGTCGAAGAGGGCAAGCGGCTGATCATGGCGTCACTCGGAGGTATTCCGATCGGACGGCCATCCACTCCCGATGAGGTCGCGAGCCTGATCGCCTTTCTCGCATCCGACAGGGCTGCGAGCATCAGTGGGTCGGAATTCGTGATCGATGGCGGAACCGTGCCGACCGTGTAA
- a CDS encoding nuclear transport factor 2 family protein, which translates to MGLNLPKIIADYFETDRSGSAEAVAALFTEDAVVRDEKKTHVGRSAIQKWRANASSEYNYTTEPYAIADSAGRKVVTSHLVGDFPGSPVDLRYFFILDGDRIADLEIVP; encoded by the coding sequence ATGGGTCTGAACCTGCCGAAGATCATCGCCGACTATTTCGAAACAGACAGAAGCGGAAGCGCAGAAGCTGTGGCCGCGCTCTTCACCGAAGACGCCGTCGTGCGCGATGAGAAAAAGACACATGTAGGACGATCAGCCATCCAGAAATGGAGGGCGAACGCCTCCAGCGAATACAACTACACGACCGAGCCCTATGCGATCGCCGATAGCGCTGGCCGAAAGGTCGTCACGAGCCACCTCGTCGGTGACTTCCCAGGCAGCCCCGTGGACCTGCGCTACTTCTTCATCCTCGATGGCGACCGGATTGCGGATCTGGAGATCGTGCCATGA
- a CDS encoding efflux RND transporter periplasmic adaptor subunit → MITLFALAAHTPYAEAQQQPMPVTVVVARQSEVRQQISVVGTLAAREEVQVHARTAGQEIQDILVEVGETVEQGQPMALFDDTDARLDLDRNAVNTLRAKAATAVEAARLDIATVAEREARARLDRSQALHAKAVVSEQSLDDARSAYDRAVAETVLSRNALALAQIDERLIAQEQRQIELAIERSILRATAPGLVLERNALVGDITSSAVDPLFRIARDSRIEFLADVVDTAFVRLSAGMPAEIMVAGRDLPVFGTVRLNAAQLDPETRSGTIRIELDESDGLVPGVFAHGVIDLATRMNVLLPGQSVSSAGGVHRVHVVNDGVVETRTVSLGVRQDEGVEVLDGVTDGEMIVLKAGSFLKDEDSVDPIILSENGLPIGQSQAVSMREFRDAAHR, encoded by the coding sequence GTGATCACTTTGTTCGCTCTTGCCGCTCACACGCCCTATGCCGAGGCCCAGCAACAGCCGATGCCCGTCACGGTCGTCGTCGCAAGGCAAAGCGAGGTCAGGCAGCAGATCTCGGTGGTGGGAACGCTCGCCGCGCGCGAAGAAGTGCAGGTGCATGCCAGGACTGCCGGCCAGGAAATCCAGGACATCCTGGTCGAAGTCGGCGAGACGGTGGAGCAGGGCCAGCCGATGGCTCTCTTCGATGACACCGACGCCCGTCTGGATCTGGATCGAAACGCGGTCAACACCTTGCGCGCCAAAGCTGCCACCGCGGTAGAGGCGGCCCGGCTCGACATCGCCACCGTTGCCGAACGAGAAGCCCGGGCCCGGTTGGACCGAAGCCAGGCTCTCCATGCCAAGGCGGTGGTGTCCGAACAGTCTCTGGACGATGCCCGCAGCGCTTACGACCGGGCCGTCGCCGAGACGGTGCTATCCAGAAATGCATTGGCGCTCGCGCAAATAGATGAACGGCTGATCGCGCAGGAGCAGCGACAGATTGAACTGGCCATAGAGAGGAGCATCTTGCGCGCGACCGCCCCGGGGCTCGTGCTCGAGCGCAATGCGCTCGTAGGAGACATCACATCGAGCGCGGTAGATCCGCTTTTTCGTATAGCGAGGGACAGCCGCATCGAGTTCCTCGCGGACGTCGTCGACACGGCCTTCGTCCGGCTGAGCGCTGGAATGCCGGCGGAGATCATGGTGGCCGGCAGGGATCTGCCTGTCTTCGGCACGGTGCGCCTGAATGCTGCGCAACTCGATCCCGAAACGCGCAGCGGGACCATTCGCATCGAGCTTGATGAGAGCGATGGTCTCGTGCCCGGCGTCTTCGCCCATGGTGTCATCGATCTGGCGACACGCATGAACGTCCTGCTGCCGGGACAATCCGTCAGCAGCGCCGGTGGTGTGCACAGGGTCCACGTCGTGAATGATGGCGTGGTCGAAACGCGAACGGTCAGTCTCGGCGTGCGTCAGGACGAAGGCGTCGAGGTGCTCGACGGTGTGACGGATGGCGAGATGATCGTTCTCAAGGCAGGAAGCTTCCTGAAGGACGAAGACAGCGTCGACCCGATCATCCTGTCGGAAAACGGCCTGCCGATCGGCCAGTCCCAAGCTGTCTCGATGCGTGAGTTCAGAGACGCGGCGCACCGATGA
- a CDS encoding isoprenylcysteine carboxylmethyltransferase family protein, which translates to MQDVQAVQRHLATVQTRRKATIWLLSLGFAPVLLFADAYFRLGSWQREVIEGAGSILLFVAIIGRVWCTMYIGGRKTVALVWLGPYSISRNPLYGFSFLAVAGLGAQTGSIGMAIFMTLVAYVIFLKVVFREEAALSSTHGYAYDAYRRTVPRFLPRLSLWRDIETVTVEPKLVRRTIEDGFVFILLALGIRAFMHWKQSFPDLVQMTLY; encoded by the coding sequence ATGCAAGACGTTCAGGCAGTGCAACGGCACCTTGCCACGGTTCAGACACGCAGGAAGGCCACGATCTGGCTTCTCAGCTTGGGCTTCGCGCCCGTTCTTCTCTTCGCAGATGCCTATTTCCGGCTTGGATCCTGGCAGCGCGAAGTGATCGAAGGCGCGGGCTCCATCCTCCTTTTCGTCGCCATCATCGGTCGGGTCTGGTGTACGATGTATATCGGCGGTCGCAAGACCGTGGCCCTCGTCTGGTTGGGCCCATATTCCATTTCGCGGAACCCGCTCTACGGCTTTTCCTTCCTCGCCGTCGCCGGCCTTGGCGCACAGACAGGAAGCATCGGCATGGCCATCTTCATGACACTGGTCGCCTATGTCATCTTCCTGAAAGTGGTGTTCCGAGAGGAGGCTGCGCTGTCATCGACCCATGGATACGCCTATGACGCGTACCGGCGCACCGTGCCACGCTTTCTGCCGCGTCTATCCTTGTGGCGCGATATCGAGACCGTCACCGTGGAGCCGAAGCTGGTGCGGCGGACGATCGAGGACGGCTTCGTGTTCATCCTGCTCGCACTCGGCATCAGGGCCTTCATGCACTGGAAGCAGTCCTTCCCCGATCTGGTGCAGATGACCCTGTACTAG
- the bcsA gene encoding UDP-forming cellulose synthase catalytic subunit, translating to MAKIVFGLVWFIAAACIVFIVSLPINLQTHLIAGTIVLLIMILLKLFKSEGTWRLVALAFGTAIVLRYVYWRTTSTLPPVNQLENFIPGLLLYLAEMYSVFMLFLSLFIVARPLPSRPPQPVDEGDLPSVDVFIPSYNEDPVLLADTIAAAMALDYPADRLTVWLLDDGGTDQKRNSENVIEAQVAEARRTNLQKLCAELGARYLTRARNEHAKAGNLNNGLDHSTSDLIAVFDADHAPARSFLRETVGYFNEDKRLFLVQTPHFFLNPDPLERNLKTFEKMPSENEMFYGVIQRGLDKWNAAFFCGSAAVLRREALQESNGFSGISITEDCETAIELHSRGWNSVYVDKPLIAGLQPATFASFIGQRSRWAQGMMQILRFRFPLLKRGLSFPQRLCYMSSTLFWLFPFPRTVFLFAPLFYLFLDLQIFTASGGEFLAYTLSYMAVNLMMQNYLYGSFRWPWISELYEYIQTVHLLPAVISVALNPRKPTFKVTAKDETITTSRLSELSRPFFVIFGVLVIGVFVTVWRIYAEPYKADVTFVVGAWNLLNLVMAGAALGVVAERRERAATRRVQINRRCEFGAGDIWVPATIEDVSVNGARVRVSGQGALASVDTGQASIRFTPHWSTEPEILPVIIRNKDREGDAVAIGCSFVRMQTVHHRMIADLIFANADQWTHFQASRRRNPGVLLGTAWFLRLALYQTIRGITYLFRRGDPAVGVPAQAKGARS from the coding sequence ATGGCCAAGATCGTATTCGGCCTGGTCTGGTTCATTGCTGCCGCCTGCATCGTCTTCATCGTCTCGCTGCCGATCAACCTTCAGACGCATTTGATCGCCGGGACGATCGTGCTTTTGATCATGATCCTCCTCAAGCTGTTCAAGTCGGAAGGCACATGGCGGCTCGTGGCGCTAGCCTTCGGGACCGCAATCGTGCTGCGCTATGTCTATTGGCGCACGACAAGCACTTTGCCGCCGGTCAACCAGCTCGAAAACTTCATTCCGGGCCTGCTGCTCTATCTGGCCGAAATGTACAGCGTGTTCATGCTGTTTCTCAGTCTCTTCATCGTGGCGCGGCCCCTGCCGTCGCGGCCGCCTCAGCCGGTCGACGAAGGCGATCTGCCAAGCGTCGACGTGTTCATTCCGTCCTATAACGAAGATCCGGTGCTGCTCGCCGACACCATCGCGGCGGCGATGGCGCTCGATTATCCAGCCGATCGTCTGACTGTATGGCTGCTCGATGACGGCGGCACGGACCAGAAGCGCAATTCGGAAAACGTCATCGAGGCCCAGGTCGCCGAGGCGCGTCGCACCAATCTGCAGAAGCTCTGCGCGGAACTCGGTGCCCGCTATCTGACACGCGCTCGCAACGAACACGCCAAGGCGGGCAACCTGAACAACGGGCTCGATCATTCGACGAGCGACCTGATCGCCGTCTTCGATGCAGACCACGCGCCGGCCCGGTCGTTCCTGCGCGAAACGGTGGGTTATTTCAACGAGGACAAGCGGCTGTTCCTTGTCCAGACGCCGCACTTCTTCCTCAATCCCGATCCGCTCGAGCGCAATCTGAAGACGTTCGAGAAGATGCCTTCGGAAAACGAGATGTTCTATGGCGTCATCCAGCGCGGCCTCGACAAGTGGAACGCAGCGTTCTTCTGCGGATCGGCGGCGGTGCTGCGGCGCGAAGCGCTTCAGGAAAGCAACGGCTTCAGCGGCATTTCGATCACCGAGGACTGCGAAACGGCGATCGAACTCCATTCGCGCGGCTGGAACAGCGTCTATGTGGACAAACCGCTGATTGCGGGGCTGCAACCTGCGACGTTCGCAAGCTTCATCGGACAGCGTTCGCGCTGGGCGCAGGGCATGATGCAGATTCTGCGGTTTCGATTTCCGCTGCTCAAGCGCGGGCTCTCCTTTCCCCAGCGCCTTTGCTACATGTCGTCGACGCTGTTCTGGCTGTTTCCGTTTCCACGCACGGTCTTCCTGTTCGCGCCGCTGTTCTACCTGTTCCTCGACCTTCAGATCTTCACGGCCTCGGGCGGCGAATTTCTTGCCTACACGCTCAGTTACATGGCCGTGAATTTGATGATGCAGAACTACCTCTACGGATCGTTCCGCTGGCCGTGGATTTCAGAGCTTTACGAATATATCCAGACGGTCCACCTGCTTCCGGCAGTGATCTCGGTCGCGCTCAATCCACGCAAGCCGACCTTCAAGGTAACGGCGAAGGACGAAACGATCACGACGAGCCGGCTGTCAGAGCTGTCGCGGCCCTTCTTCGTCATCTTCGGTGTGCTGGTGATCGGCGTCTTCGTGACCGTGTGGCGCATCTATGCGGAACCCTACAAGGCCGATGTCACGTTCGTCGTGGGCGCCTGGAACCTTCTCAACCTCGTCATGGCCGGAGCCGCTCTGGGTGTCGTTGCCGAACGACGCGAGCGGGCAGCGACCCGGCGCGTCCAGATCAACCGGCGTTGCGAGTTCGGCGCTGGCGACATCTGGGTTCCTGCCACGATCGAGGACGTTTCCGTCAATGGCGCTCGAGTGCGGGTGAGCGGTCAAGGCGCTCTTGCCAGCGTCGACACCGGCCAAGCCAGTATCCGCTTCACGCCGCACTGGAGCACGGAGCCGGAAATCCTGCCCGTCATCATCCGCAACAAGGACCGTGAGGGCGATGCGGTGGCCATCGGCTGTTCGTTCGTGCGCATGCAGACCGTGCATCACCGTATGATCGCCGACCTGATCTTCGCCAATGCCGATCAGTGGACGCATTTTCAGGCCTCTCGCCGGCGCAATCCTGGCGTTCTGCTCGGTACGGCATGGTTCCTTCGCCTTGCTCTCTACCAGACCATCCGTGGCATCACTTACCTGTTCCGGCGCGGAGATCCCGCCGTAGGCGTGCCAGCACAAGCGAAGGGGGCACGCTCATGA
- the bcsN gene encoding cellulose biosynthesis protein BcsN has product MGATSIALLSVILAGCGTPTDLQRASTNARIGAVNALVLPPPGGPSVVDVVERRYSNAIQQDISLSAASSVSGQNILRVQLFGPVGTEAGQTSLSNLPITESTIQREMRAAFPGVAMQRSPLYAQNSFGPFGYAVGRSGRDLCLYAWQRVTGPTRAAPFSPRGTMQTRLRLCQTGASEEALLSVMYGYTVTGGFPAGSWNPFGPPPPPDPRLGATGKPVFPVMPQRLDTVLEPEPEPVRRPTSRRSTTTVSTPAPAVVPAATPVMRGPIVPPPPSTATSAPLIPAPPTQAPPETPQPQTQP; this is encoded by the coding sequence GTGGGTGCGACTTCTATTGCCCTGCTCAGCGTCATTCTGGCCGGGTGCGGAACGCCGACAGATCTTCAGCGTGCATCCACCAACGCGCGCATCGGCGCGGTCAATGCGCTCGTCCTGCCGCCGCCTGGCGGTCCATCGGTCGTCGATGTCGTGGAACGGCGTTATTCGAACGCGATCCAGCAGGATATCTCCCTGTCGGCGGCATCCAGCGTTTCCGGGCAGAACATACTGCGCGTCCAGCTCTTCGGGCCGGTGGGTACGGAGGCAGGGCAGACGTCCCTTTCCAATCTTCCCATCACGGAATCGACGATCCAACGCGAAATGCGCGCCGCTTTCCCCGGCGTGGCGATGCAGCGTTCGCCGCTCTATGCACAAAACAGCTTCGGGCCGTTCGGATACGCGGTCGGGCGCAGCGGGCGCGACCTTTGCCTTTATGCATGGCAGCGCGTGACCGGGCCAACGAGAGCCGCGCCCTTCTCCCCGCGCGGGACGATGCAGACGCGGCTTCGTCTTTGCCAGACCGGGGCGAGCGAAGAGGCGCTGCTGTCCGTGATGTACGGCTATACCGTGACCGGCGGCTTTCCGGCCGGAAGCTGGAACCCGTTCGGCCCGCCACCGCCGCCCGACCCACGATTGGGCGCGACGGGCAAACCGGTGTTTCCCGTGATGCCGCAGCGCCTCGACACGGTGCTCGAACCAGAACCCGAGCCCGTTCGGCGCCCCACCAGTCGCCGCTCCACCACCACAGTCTCTACCCCAGCACCGGCGGTCGTGCCGGCCGCAACGCCCGTCATGCGCGGACCGATCGTACCGCCGCCGCCGAGCACGGCGACGTCGGCACCCCTCATTCCCGCGCCTCCAACACAGGCTCCACCAGAGACGCCCCAGCCCCAAACGCAACCTTAA
- a CDS encoding response regulator transcription factor, with protein sequence MQSNTANAQILIVEDDPEIAALLALTIRDNGMIPTVAEDGRVMQALLRNNSYDLIILDVMLPGEDGISICRRIRSERTIPIIMLTALGEEIDRIIGLEVGADDYVTKPFSPREIVARVRSLLRRASYGLVTNTANKKLRFDGWQIDPMRRQLHDPSNARIALTTTEFDLLLAFCRNPGRVITREELLSMTHSGLAGPIERSIDVHVSRLRQKIEIDPKEPLLLQTVRLGGYMFTAKVEDA encoded by the coding sequence ATGCAGTCAAATACGGCGAATGCGCAGATCCTGATTGTCGAGGACGATCCGGAAATTGCAGCGTTGCTTGCGCTCACCATCCGCGACAATGGCATGATCCCTACCGTGGCCGAGGATGGTCGCGTGATGCAGGCTCTTCTGCGCAACAATTCCTACGACCTCATCATCCTCGACGTCATGTTGCCCGGTGAGGACGGCATCAGTATCTGTCGGAGGATCCGGTCGGAACGAACCATACCGATCATCATGCTGACGGCGCTTGGCGAGGAGATCGATCGGATCATCGGGCTCGAAGTCGGTGCCGACGACTATGTGACGAAGCCGTTCAGCCCCCGGGAAATCGTCGCCCGCGTGCGAAGCCTCCTCAGAAGGGCTTCCTACGGGCTCGTCACCAACACCGCCAACAAGAAGCTTCGCTTCGACGGGTGGCAGATCGATCCGATGCGTCGACAGCTGCACGACCCGAGCAATGCGCGTATCGCGCTGACGACGACGGAATTCGACCTTTTGCTTGCGTTCTGCCGAAATCCGGGCCGTGTCATCACGCGTGAAGAGCTTCTTTCGATGACCCATTCGGGTCTCGCCGGGCCGATCGAGCGCAGCATCGACGTCCATGTCAGTCGGCTTCGACAGAAGATCGAGATTGATCCGAAAGAACCTCTCCTGCTGCAGACGGTGAGACTTGGAGGGTACATGTTCACCGCCAAAGTCGAAGACGCCTGA
- a CDS encoding efflux RND transporter permease subunit, whose protein sequence is MNANISAWAIRHPLPSILLFVLLTAAGLHSFSRLPITYFPTIDTPEVTVTIEQPGAKPTAMEAEVTRRVENAVAPLPGVVEISSTIGEGRSVTSVEFELGRVSPDRAVVAIRDAVAMIRSDLPPTIDEPIIERVEENRQSAVTYSLSSPTMSIGELSWYVDDVIARSLQGLPGVGRIERVGGTDREIHVELDPNRLQALSLTADQVNESLLRTQIETSGGRASFEGREHALTTVAAVETVSDLADHRIALSANRTVRLGDLALVEDTSAEPRSFAELNGNEVVGFAVYPSQGASEVTVAQSVALKVTELGAADTDLRFSLVDDNVTYTTGNYASALSTLWEGCLLAIVVVFLFLRDWRATMIAAVALPLSIIPTLFLIDLLGFWLNILSLLAITLVTGILVDDAIVEIENVMRHRERGKSAYDAALDASEEIGLAVMAISATIIAVFVPVGFMAGEVGLYFREFGMTVAIAVFFSLLVARLITPVMAAYLMAGKLPAGRGKRKLVHLYVRLLKVSLRWRWITVALAACSFGLAVLALSSMPTAFLPEEDIGRLTLTVELPAGSTLEDTLAVTGEIARDVREIIDVGGVFTRAGSSATGLEDVRYAVVLIHLRPKTERDRSSFAIEREVAEKLASLPDVKLTFLNTRGGRDLSFALLSTDGEDALEAANAIMGALSTDPMFIDPGIENAAMRPELKIKIDTDKAAMLGISPAVIAETIRVSTLGDVDSRLPVFNEDARQIPIRVILDRDAPRRLETLGPLMVSSDHGGRVPLSAVAEISFDESVSAIDRLDRERRIEIGVDMAAGFTSGQGMEQVLRLESVRDLSPGVRLVTTGDSDTEGAVFESFAVAMVSGITLVLVVLILLFGSVFAPLTILASLPLSVGGVAAGLWLSGYPISLPVVIGILMLMGIVTKNAILLLDFAVEREASGMSRVDSVIEACCERVRPIIMTTLAMIGGMVPSALGLGDGGEFRSPMAVAVIGGLVASTLLSLIVFPALHLIVSDIGDRASRILKPLLLAQKS, encoded by the coding sequence ATGAATGCCAATATATCGGCGTGGGCGATCCGCCACCCACTGCCATCGATCCTGCTTTTCGTTCTGCTGACCGCTGCGGGGCTTCACAGCTTCTCCCGGTTGCCGATCACCTATTTTCCGACGATCGACACGCCGGAGGTCACCGTCACCATCGAGCAGCCCGGTGCGAAGCCCACTGCCATGGAGGCGGAAGTGACGCGGCGCGTGGAAAATGCGGTGGCGCCGCTTCCCGGTGTCGTCGAGATTTCCTCGACGATCGGCGAGGGTCGATCCGTCACCAGCGTGGAGTTCGAACTGGGCCGGGTTTCCCCGGATCGGGCGGTCGTCGCCATACGCGATGCCGTGGCGATGATACGGTCCGACCTGCCACCGACGATCGACGAGCCGATCATCGAACGCGTCGAAGAAAACCGCCAGTCCGCCGTCACCTATTCGCTCAGCAGCCCGACGATGTCGATCGGCGAGCTCTCCTGGTACGTGGACGATGTCATCGCGCGGAGCTTGCAGGGTCTGCCGGGCGTCGGCCGGATCGAACGGGTCGGCGGAACCGATCGGGAAATCCATGTCGAACTCGATCCGAACAGGCTGCAGGCGCTGTCTCTCACCGCCGATCAGGTCAATGAAAGCCTGCTGCGCACCCAGATCGAGACGTCCGGCGGCAGGGCCAGCTTCGAAGGCCGCGAGCACGCGCTGACGACGGTTGCAGCAGTCGAGACGGTTTCAGATCTCGCCGATCATCGCATCGCGTTATCCGCCAACCGGACAGTGCGGCTGGGCGATCTGGCACTTGTCGAGGACACGTCGGCCGAGCCGCGCTCGTTCGCCGAACTGAACGGAAACGAGGTGGTTGGGTTCGCAGTCTACCCGTCACAGGGCGCAAGCGAGGTCACGGTTGCTCAGTCCGTCGCGCTGAAGGTGACCGAGCTCGGCGCGGCCGATACGGATCTGCGCTTCAGCCTCGTCGACGACAATGTCACGTACACCACCGGCAACTACGCATCCGCTCTCAGCACGCTTTGGGAAGGCTGCTTGCTCGCCATAGTCGTCGTCTTCCTCTTCCTGCGCGACTGGCGAGCGACCATGATCGCCGCAGTGGCGTTGCCCCTGTCGATCATTCCCACCCTGTTCCTGATCGATCTATTAGGCTTTTGGCTCAACATACTGAGTTTGCTGGCCATCACGCTCGTGACCGGCATTCTGGTTGATGATGCAATCGTCGAGATCGAGAATGTCATGCGTCATCGGGAACGGGGCAAATCTGCCTATGACGCGGCCCTCGATGCCTCCGAAGAGATCGGGCTCGCAGTGATGGCCATCTCTGCCACGATCATCGCCGTGTTCGTGCCCGTCGGCTTCATGGCCGGCGAGGTGGGCCTGTATTTTCGAGAGTTCGGAATGACGGTCGCGATCGCCGTCTTCTTCTCGCTGCTGGTGGCACGTTTGATCACCCCGGTCATGGCCGCCTATCTCATGGCGGGAAAGCTTCCGGCGGGCAGAGGCAAGCGAAAGCTCGTCCATCTTTATGTTCGGCTGTTGAAGGTGAGCCTGCGCTGGCGATGGATCACGGTCGCGCTCGCCGCTTGCTCGTTCGGCCTGGCGGTCCTGGCCCTATCGTCTATGCCGACAGCGTTTCTGCCAGAGGAAGATATCGGCCGGCTGACGCTTACGGTGGAGTTGCCTGCCGGCTCGACGCTTGAGGATACGCTTGCTGTGACAGGCGAGATCGCGCGCGACGTGAGGGAAATTATCGATGTCGGCGGCGTATTCACCCGCGCTGGCAGCAGTGCGACCGGGTTGGAAGACGTCCGCTATGCCGTGGTCCTCATTCACCTCCGTCCAAAAACCGAGCGTGATCGGTCGTCCTTCGCAATCGAAAGGGAAGTCGCGGAGAAGCTTGCATCGCTTCCAGATGTGAAGCTGACCTTTCTCAATACGCGCGGTGGCCGCGACCTGTCCTTTGCGCTGTTGAGCACCGATGGCGAGGACGCGCTCGAAGCGGCGAACGCCATTATGGGAGCTTTGTCGACCGATCCGATGTTCATCGATCCTGGGATCGAAAACGCGGCCATGCGGCCGGAACTGAAGATCAAGATCGACACGGACAAGGCCGCGATGCTGGGCATTTCGCCTGCCGTCATCGCCGAGACCATCAGGGTGTCCACCCTGGGAGACGTCGACAGCCGCCTTCCGGTCTTCAACGAGGACGCTCGCCAGATCCCCATCCGGGTCATCCTCGATCGCGATGCGCCTCGAAGGCTTGAGACACTCGGGCCGCTCATGGTTTCTTCGGACCACGGGGGCAGGGTGCCACTCTCCGCAGTCGCCGAAATCAGCTTCGACGAGTCGGTCTCTGCGATCGATCGGCTCGATCGCGAGCGTCGTATCGAGATCGGTGTCGACATGGCTGCCGGTTTCACATCCGGTCAGGGGATGGAGCAGGTGCTGCGCCTCGAAAGCGTCAGGGATCTTTCGCCGGGCGTTCGGCTCGTTACGACCGGTGATTCCGATACGGAAGGCGCAGTCTTCGAAAGCTTTGCGGTCGCCATGGTCTCTGGCATCACGCTGGTGTTGGTGGTCCTCATCCTCCTGTTTGGAAGCGTGTTTGCGCCTTTGACGATCCTCGCTTCGCTTCCCCTGTCGGTCGGCGGCGTGGCTGCTGGCCTCTGGTTGAGCGGCTATCCCATATCGCTGCCGGTGGTGATCGGTATCCTGATGCTGATGGGCATCGTCACGAAGAACGCCATCCTGCTGCTCGACTTTGCCGTCGAGCGGGAAGCGAGCGGCATGTCGCGCGTCGATTCAGTTATCGAAGCCTGCTGCGAACGCGTTCGACCGATCATCATGACGACCCTCGCGATGATCGGCGGCATGGTTCCTTCGGCGCTTGGCCTCGGGGATGGTGGCGAGTTCCGGTCGCCGATGGCTGTTGCCGTCATAGGCGGCCTGGTCGCCTCGACGCTTCTGTCCCTCATCGTCTTCCCGGCTCTGCACCTGATCGTTTCGGATATCGGTGATCGAGCGAGCCGCATCCTGAAGCCGCTTCTGTTAGCCCAGAAGTCCTAG
- a CDS encoding LysR family transcriptional regulator gives MRDGLVEVDAVIAIANKGSFRAAALDLNLSTTALSNLIGKLEKRLGVRLFNRTTRSVSLTDAGRQFVEQVGPALREIQQAMAVARSHQDIPSGTLRINAFPTGAREILAPLVLAFIRRYPQVHVDLVTEGRIVDIVAEGFDLGLRSADLVPTDMIAVPVGSPQSFAVVAAPAYLEARGQPIVPPDLLAHACIRIRLPNGALYRWHFEKDGAPVQIDVSGPITLDEASLARIAVLEGTGIGLFMEADVRDDIAAGRLVRLVRDWTPRRAALCLYYPGRRNQSAAFRAFMDMARTAGTMRET, from the coding sequence ATGCGGGACGGTCTGGTCGAAGTCGACGCGGTCATTGCCATCGCGAACAAAGGATCGTTCCGCGCCGCGGCGCTCGACCTCAACCTGTCGACGACCGCGCTCAGCAACCTTATCGGCAAACTGGAAAAGCGGTTGGGGGTGCGCCTCTTCAACCGGACCACGCGCAGCGTTTCGCTGACGGATGCCGGCCGGCAATTCGTCGAGCAGGTGGGCCCGGCGCTGCGCGAAATCCAGCAGGCCATGGCGGTCGCGCGCTCGCATCAGGACATCCCGTCCGGCACGCTGCGCATCAACGCGTTCCCGACGGGTGCCCGGGAGATCCTTGCCCCGCTCGTCCTTGCCTTCATCCGCCGCTATCCGCAGGTCCATGTCGACCTCGTTACCGAGGGCCGGATCGTCGACATCGTTGCGGAAGGGTTCGATCTCGGCCTGCGCAGCGCCGACCTCGTCCCAACGGACATGATTGCCGTTCCGGTGGGGTCGCCCCAGAGCTTTGCCGTGGTGGCTGCGCCCGCCTATCTCGAAGCGCGGGGACAACCGATAGTCCCGCCGGATCTGCTCGCCCATGCCTGCATCCGCATCCGGTTGCCCAATGGCGCACTTTATCGCTGGCACTTCGAAAAGGATGGCGCCCCGGTTCAGATCGATGTCAGCGGGCCGATCACCCTCGACGAGGCCAGCCTCGCCAGGATCGCCGTGCTGGAGGGGACCGGGATCGGCCTCTTCATGGAAGCCGACGTGCGCGATGACATCGCCGCCGGGCGCCTTGTTCGCCTGGTCCGGGATTGGACACCGCGGCGAGCTGCGCTCTGCCTCTACTATCCGGGGCGGCGCAACCAGTCGGCGGCCTTCCGGGCTTTCATGGACATGGCCCGCACGGCCGGAACGATGCGCGAAACTTGA